From the Nostoc sp. PCC 7107 genome, the window TCTAGTTCCTCGACACTTTCTTCTATCTCGATTTGTGTTACCCCTACCATCACATACCCTGAATGCTACTTCTGTCTATTTTTACCATTTGTCGCATTCTTTTTTCAAATTGGTATTAGCGATCATCGCTAGATGAAACATAAAAAATGAGGGTGCGTTAGGCTTCAAACCTTAACACACCCTGAATCTACACCCTGATACTTTAAAAAATAAGGTGTAGCAACTTGACATTTCCTAAAATTAATACCAGCCTCTATTAGGTGATTCTGGAATCACCGCATAAGCATCAATTTCAAACAACATACCATCCAGAGCCAATCTCGGAACAGGAATCAGTGTGTTTGCAGGTGGTGTGTTACCCCACAAATTACCAATTTCGCGTCCTAATGGAATTAATTTTTCTTGGGTGTGATTTACTATCAGCACAGTTGTTTTAACTACATCTTTAGGTCTTGCACCGGCTGCATTTAAGGCAAACCGCAGATTTTGAAAAGCCCTGACTAATTGCCCTTCGTAGTCACTAGACACAAGATTTCCTTGTAAGTCTGACCCAAATTGACCAGAAATATACACAGTTCTTGTTCTTGGTGGTGTAATTGCTATGTGACTATAGCCATTTTGAGGAGCATTATATAAAGTTGGCGGGTTCAGCAAAGTCACATCTCTATTTGCATTACCCTGAGCGACTACTTCCTTTTGTGTTCCTGCAACTAAGGCGGTACCTAATCCGCTACCTCCTAGCCACAAAAGAGCATTTCGCCGTGAAAATTTTGTCACTATTGAATTGACTGCACTGGTGATACGTTGAGTCATTGAAGCTCCGTAGATATTAAGTTATTTATTTTTGACTAGGCTCAAATTCTATTATGTAGTTAATATGCCTCAAAAATCACCACAAATCCCACTAATTGGGTGCAATTACGCAACGAATATACTAACTTTAAAATATCTTTAATATTTGACTAATTGGTCTAAAAAAT encodes:
- a CDS encoding Rid family hydrolase, whose product is MTQRITSAVNSIVTKFSRRNALLWLGGSGLGTALVAGTQKEVVAQGNANRDVTLLNPPTLYNAPQNGYSHIAITPPRTRTVYISGQFGSDLQGNLVSSDYEGQLVRAFQNLRFALNAAGARPKDVVKTTVLIVNHTQEKLIPLGREIGNLWGNTPPANTLIPVPRLALDGMLFEIDAYAVIPESPNRGWY